The following proteins are co-located in the Doryrhamphus excisus isolate RoL2022-K1 chromosome 3, RoL_Dexc_1.0, whole genome shotgun sequence genome:
- the LOC131125323 gene encoding acidic leucine-rich nuclear phosphoprotein 32 family member B-like, whose product MDLKKMLSSELGQRAPKDVQELVLDNCRASNGKVEGITEEFCNLETLSLINVGLTSVADIPKLDKLKKLELSDNSISGGLEVLAERLKNLTHLHLSGNKFKDISTLEPLKNLPQLKSLDLFNCEVTNLADYRESIFKLLPNLTYLDGFDIDNGEASDSEGDVDGAEDDEDGDTEDFEEEEEDDDEDVVAEEDDDDDEDDDSADEEDGHVNGDVDSEEDVDDEEDEEDDDDEDSSPAKGDKRKRDPEDEGDEED is encoded by the exons ATGGACCTGAAGAAAATGCTCTCGTCGGAGCTGGGCCAGCGGGCGCCGAAAGAC GTCCAGGAGCTGGTTCTGGATAACTGTCGTGCCAGTAATGGAAAGGTTGAAGGCATCACAGAAGAGTTCTGCAATCTAGAGACTCTGAGTCTCATCAACGTGGGCCTGACCAGTGTTGCAGACATCCCCAAACTGGACAAACTCAAAAAG TTGGAACTGAGTGACAACAGCATATCAGGCGGTCTGGAGGTTTTGGCAGAGCGTCTGAAAAACTTGACACATCTTCACCTTAGCGGCAACAAGTTTAAAGACATTAGCACGCTAGAGCCACTG AAAAATCTGCCTCAGCTGAAAAGTTTGGACCTTTTCAACTGTGAGGTGACTAACCTGGCCGACTACAGGGAGTCCATCTTCAAGCTCCTCCCCAACCTCACCTATCTGGATGGCTTTGACATTGACAATGGCGAGGCTTCTGACTCGGAGGGCGATGTGGACGGGGCGGAAGACGACGAAG ATGGCGACACGGAAGActttgaggaagaggaggaggacgacgatGAGGACGTGGTGGCTGAAGAggatgacgatgacgacgaaGATGACGACAGCGCCGATGAAGAG GATGGACATGTAAACGGAGATGTTGACAGCGAGGAAGATGTGGATgatgaagaggatgaggaggacgaCGACG ACGAGGATTCGTCTCCGGCCAAGGGAGACAAGCGAAAGAGGGACCCTGAAGATGAGGGCGATGAAGAAGATTAA
- the LOC131125248 gene encoding GRB2-associated-binding protein 1-like isoform X1 — protein MSGAGEVVCAGWLRKSPPEKKLRRYAWKRRWFVLRSGRLSGEPDVLQYYKNPHSHRPIRTINLNLCEQVDAGLSFTKKELEKSFVFDVKTEERTWYLVAESEEDMNRWVASICLLCGFNPTDEGHFALPVPDSPPVSSTSPSGTVATVTVSDAPYEPVRLRPVEADGGSMEEDYLWLVQCQTHFRLPEGSSTSLESDSGDQLFPPPSATSSSSSPSPSRLPTSLPSFSSSSQTAPWTVAAVTNTLSQSLDSSVSQYLQRRGGKPRCHPSPHPRKHSMDIHLRPVAIPHCSGYQIPRPASAPQPAPPLRPSSTPSVDALTQAEIHTSTPTPPPRPPKPIAMAAQGESPTNGPASESGPRSGSMDVGGGMARNNSANTPGSCMSLSLARSLSERANMFEFSDRFNSYFLNKGMMPLGSVCSEDDADENYVPMSAATTEPPHSARSSEVSNHHQEANYVPMTPLTPRPPAAAADLASLGRQVPPPAHTGFRNSPQTPLTQPAPPLRRNTAGEGDLEAVPPPVHRDLKPQRRVRPAPLNIPPVQQEWQEVAPPVRSPVTRTFTRQPSTCRSVRTTPSHSSSPSSESDDPDDSYVAMTTSSLSFSAEEPSLRLMLHRASEPGVSSPIVGRARGTKQVEYLDLDLHVGQVTPTRQKRFTDEGGDKLTGRGEERARGERTRVDYVVVDPKRTKALRNTREAWHDGRMSTEKFKEHS, from the exons GCGTGGAAGAGGCGTTGGTTCGTGCTGCGTAGTGGCCGGCTGAGTGGCGAGCCCGACGTTTTGCAGTACTACAAGAACCCGCATTCCCACCGGCCCATCAGAACTATCAACCTGAACCTGTGtgagcag GTGGACGCAGGCTTGTCGTTCACAAAGAAAGAACTGGAGAAGAGCTTTGTTTTTGATGTGAAGACGGAGGAGAGGACATGGTACCTGGTGGCCGAGTCTGAGGAGGACATGAACCGCTGGGTGGCGTCCATCTGTCTGCTGTGTGGCTTCAACCCAACAGACGAAG GACATTTTGCACTTCCAGTGCCTGACAGCCCTCCCGTCTCCAGCACATCCCCAAGTGGTACCGTTGCCACGGTAACAGTCTCGGATGCCCCCTATGAGCCTGTGAGACTACGTCCTGTGGAAGCCGATGGTGGCAGCATGGAGGAGGACTACCTGTGGCTAGTGCAGTGTCAGACTCACTTCAG GCTTCCGGAAGGTTCCTCCACCTCGCTTGAAAGCGACAGTGGTGACCAGCTCTTCCCTCCTCCCTCTGCCACCTCTTCGTCTTCGTCGCCCTCGCCTTCCCGACTTCCCACCAGCCTTCCTTCTTTTTCCTCCAGCTCTCAGACGGCGCCATGGACAGTTGCCGCCGTGACGAACACCCTGAGCCAGTCTCTGGACTCCAGCGTGTCTCAGTACCTCCAGAGAAGAGGCGGGAAACCTCGATGTCACCCCTCCCCACATCCAAGAAAGCATTCAATGGATATCCACCTGCGCCCCGTCGCCATTCCCCACTGTAGTGGCTACCAGATCCCTCGCCCGGCATCCGCACCTCAGCCAGCGCCCCCTCTGCGCCCCTCTTCCACCCCGAGTGTGGACGCCCTCACTCAGGCAGAGATTCACACCTCCACTCCGACTCCACCACCACGCCCACCCAAGCCCATTGCCATGGCAGCGCAAGGTGAGAGTCCGACAAATGGGCCGGCCTCTGAGTCAGGACCGAGGTCTGGAAGCATGGACGTAGGCGGGGGCATGGCGAGGAATAACTCTGCCAACACACCTGGAA GCTGCATGTCTCTGTCGCTGGCTCGTTCTCTCTCGGAGAGAGCAAACATGTTTGAATTCAGCGACCGCTTCAACAGCTACTTT TTGAATAAAGGCATGATGCCGCTGGGCAGCGTTTGTTCTGAAGATGACGCGGATGAAAACTATGTTCCCATGAGCGCCGCTACTACCGAGCCGCCTCATTCAGCGAG GTCCTCTgaggtgtccaatcatcaccaGGAAGCCAACTACGTCCCCATGACCCCCCTCACTCCTCGCCCCCCTGCCGCGGCTGCTGACCTGGCATCCTTGGGGAGGCAGGTGCCCCCGCCTGCTCACACGGGCTTCCGTAACTCCCCGCAGACACCCCTCACTCAACCCGCCCCTCCCCTCCGCAGGAACACAGCCGGGGAGGGGGATCTCGAGGCTGTGCCGCCGCCCGTTCACCGGGACCTGAAGCCACAGCGCAGGG TCAGACCAGCGCCCCTCAACATTCCTCCAGTGCAGCAGGAATGGCAGGAAGTCGCGCCCCCTGTGCGGTCACCTGTCACTCGGACCTTCACAAGGCA acCGTCTACTTGTCGTTCAGTCAGGACCACCCCCTCCCACAGTTCGTCCCCCTCATCCGAGTCTGATGACCCTGACGACAGCTACGTTGCCATGACGACCAGCAGTCTCAGCTTCAGCGCAGAAGAGCCT tctCTGAGGCTCATGCTGCATCGTGCTTCAGAGCCCGGAGTCAGCAGCCCAATCGTTGGGCGAGCCAGAGGCACCAAACAGGTGGAGTACCTGGACCTGGACCTCCATGTGGGACAAGTGACACCAACAAGACAG AAACGCTTCACGGACGAAGGTGGTGACAAGCTGACTGGACGAGGTGAAGAGCGTGCACGTGGTGAGCGCACACGTGTGGACTACGTAGTTGTGGACCCCAAGAGAACCAAGGCGCTGAGGAATACTCGGGAGGCGTGGCATGACGGGAGAATGTCCACGGAGAAGTTCAAAGAACACAGCTGA
- the LOC131125248 gene encoding GRB2-associated-binding protein 1-like isoform X2 — protein sequence MSGAGEVVCAGWLRKSPPEKKLRRYAWKRRWFVLRSGRLSGEPDVLQYYKNPHSHRPIRTINLNLCEQVDAGLSFTKKELEKSFVFDVKTEERTWYLVAESEEDMNRWVASICLLCGFNPTDEGHFALPVPDSPPVSSTSPSGTVATVTVSDAPYEPVRLRPVEADGGSMEEDYLWLVQCQTHFRLPEGSSTSLESDSGDQLFPPPSATSSSSSPSPSRLPTSLPSFSSSSQTAPWTVAAVTNTLSQSLDSSVSQYLQRRGGKPRCHPSPHPRKHSMDIHLRPVAIPHCSGYQIPRPASAPQPAPPLRPSSTPSVDALTQAEIHTSTPTPPPRPPKPIAMAAQGESPTNGPASESGPRSGSMDVGGGMARNNSANTPGSCMSLSLARSLSERANMFEFSDRFNSYFLNKGMMPLGSVCSEDDADENYVPMSAATTEPPHSARSSEVSNHHQEANYVPMTPLTPRPPAAAADLASLGRNTAGEGDLEAVPPPVHRDLKPQRRVRPAPLNIPPVQQEWQEVAPPVRSPVTRTFTRQPSTCRSVRTTPSHSSSPSSESDDPDDSYVAMTTSSLSFSAEEPSLRLMLHRASEPGVSSPIVGRARGTKQVEYLDLDLHVGQVTPTRQKRFTDEGGDKLTGRGEERARGERTRVDYVVVDPKRTKALRNTREAWHDGRMSTEKFKEHS from the exons GCGTGGAAGAGGCGTTGGTTCGTGCTGCGTAGTGGCCGGCTGAGTGGCGAGCCCGACGTTTTGCAGTACTACAAGAACCCGCATTCCCACCGGCCCATCAGAACTATCAACCTGAACCTGTGtgagcag GTGGACGCAGGCTTGTCGTTCACAAAGAAAGAACTGGAGAAGAGCTTTGTTTTTGATGTGAAGACGGAGGAGAGGACATGGTACCTGGTGGCCGAGTCTGAGGAGGACATGAACCGCTGGGTGGCGTCCATCTGTCTGCTGTGTGGCTTCAACCCAACAGACGAAG GACATTTTGCACTTCCAGTGCCTGACAGCCCTCCCGTCTCCAGCACATCCCCAAGTGGTACCGTTGCCACGGTAACAGTCTCGGATGCCCCCTATGAGCCTGTGAGACTACGTCCTGTGGAAGCCGATGGTGGCAGCATGGAGGAGGACTACCTGTGGCTAGTGCAGTGTCAGACTCACTTCAG GCTTCCGGAAGGTTCCTCCACCTCGCTTGAAAGCGACAGTGGTGACCAGCTCTTCCCTCCTCCCTCTGCCACCTCTTCGTCTTCGTCGCCCTCGCCTTCCCGACTTCCCACCAGCCTTCCTTCTTTTTCCTCCAGCTCTCAGACGGCGCCATGGACAGTTGCCGCCGTGACGAACACCCTGAGCCAGTCTCTGGACTCCAGCGTGTCTCAGTACCTCCAGAGAAGAGGCGGGAAACCTCGATGTCACCCCTCCCCACATCCAAGAAAGCATTCAATGGATATCCACCTGCGCCCCGTCGCCATTCCCCACTGTAGTGGCTACCAGATCCCTCGCCCGGCATCCGCACCTCAGCCAGCGCCCCCTCTGCGCCCCTCTTCCACCCCGAGTGTGGACGCCCTCACTCAGGCAGAGATTCACACCTCCACTCCGACTCCACCACCACGCCCACCCAAGCCCATTGCCATGGCAGCGCAAGGTGAGAGTCCGACAAATGGGCCGGCCTCTGAGTCAGGACCGAGGTCTGGAAGCATGGACGTAGGCGGGGGCATGGCGAGGAATAACTCTGCCAACACACCTGGAA GCTGCATGTCTCTGTCGCTGGCTCGTTCTCTCTCGGAGAGAGCAAACATGTTTGAATTCAGCGACCGCTTCAACAGCTACTTT TTGAATAAAGGCATGATGCCGCTGGGCAGCGTTTGTTCTGAAGATGACGCGGATGAAAACTATGTTCCCATGAGCGCCGCTACTACCGAGCCGCCTCATTCAGCGAG GTCCTCTgaggtgtccaatcatcaccaGGAAGCCAACTACGTCCCCATGACCCCCCTCACTCCTCGCCCCCCTGCCGCGGCTGCTGACCTGGCATCCTTGGGGAG GAACACAGCCGGGGAGGGGGATCTCGAGGCTGTGCCGCCGCCCGTTCACCGGGACCTGAAGCCACAGCGCAGGG TCAGACCAGCGCCCCTCAACATTCCTCCAGTGCAGCAGGAATGGCAGGAAGTCGCGCCCCCTGTGCGGTCACCTGTCACTCGGACCTTCACAAGGCA acCGTCTACTTGTCGTTCAGTCAGGACCACCCCCTCCCACAGTTCGTCCCCCTCATCCGAGTCTGATGACCCTGACGACAGCTACGTTGCCATGACGACCAGCAGTCTCAGCTTCAGCGCAGAAGAGCCT tctCTGAGGCTCATGCTGCATCGTGCTTCAGAGCCCGGAGTCAGCAGCCCAATCGTTGGGCGAGCCAGAGGCACCAAACAGGTGGAGTACCTGGACCTGGACCTCCATGTGGGACAAGTGACACCAACAAGACAG AAACGCTTCACGGACGAAGGTGGTGACAAGCTGACTGGACGAGGTGAAGAGCGTGCACGTGGTGAGCGCACACGTGTGGACTACGTAGTTGTGGACCCCAAGAGAACCAAGGCGCTGAGGAATACTCGGGAGGCGTGGCATGACGGGAGAATGTCCACGGAGAAGTTCAAAGAACACAGCTGA
- the LOC131126325 gene encoding endophilin-A1-like — protein sequence MSVAGLKKQFHKATQKVSEKVGGAEGTKLDDDFKEMEKKVDITSRAVLDIMTRTTEYLQPNPASRAKLSMINTMSKIRGQEKGPGYPQAESVLGDAMLKFGRELGEESSFGLALMDAGEAMKELGEVKDALDMEVKQNFIDPLQNLHDKDLKEIQHHLKKMEGRRLDFDYKKKRQGKVQDDEIKQALEKFDESKEIAEQSMFNLLESDIEQVSQLAALVQAQLEYHSRTAQILQQLSSKMEDRIKEVSSKPRKEFVPKPRMTLELLPPSESHNGGLHSAKSPGRSPAPLDQPCCRALYDFEPENEGELGFKEGDVITLTNQIDDNWYEGMIHGHSGFFPINYVDILVPLPH from the exons ATGTCTGTCGCGGGGTTAAAGAAGCAGTTCCACAAGGCCACACAG AAAGTCAGCGAGAAGGTGGGTGGCGCCGAAGGAACCAAGCTCGACGATGACTTCAAGGAAATGGAGAAG AAGGTGGACATCACCAGTCGAGCAGTTCTGGACATCATGACCAGGACCACTGAGTACCTGCAGCCTAACCCAGCATCCAGAGCCAAACTCAGCATGATCAACACCATGTCCAAAATCCGAGGACAAGAGAAGGGACCTGGATACCCTCAGGCTGAGTCCGTTCTCGGAGACGCCATGTTGAAGTTTGGACGGGAACTCGGGGAAGAGTCCAGCTTTG GCCTGGCGCTCATGGATGCTGGTGAGGCAATGAAGGAGCTGGGCGAGGTAAAGGACGCTCTGGACATGGAGGTCAAACAGAACTTCATTGACCCGCTGCAGAACCTCCATGACAAAGACCTGAAGGAGATCCAG CACCACCTAAAGAAGATGGAAGGCCGCCGCCTGGACTTTGACTACAAAAAGAAACGTCAAGGGAAGGTGCAGGACGACGAGATCAAACAAGCACTGGAGAAGTTTGACGAGAGCAAAGAGATTGCAGAGCAGAGCATGTTCAACCTTCTAGAAAGCGAC ATTGAGCAGGTGAGCCAGCTGGCAGCTCTGGTCCAGGCCCAGCTGGAGTACCACAGCCGCACAGCTCAGATCCTCCAGCAGCTCTCCAGTAAGATGGAGGACAG AATAAAGGAAGTGTCCAGCAAACCCAGGAAGGAGTTTGTTCCCAAGCCTCGCATGACATTGGAGCTGCTGCCTCCAAGCGAGAGCCACAATGGTGGTCTCCATTCCGCTAAGTCCCCTGGAAGATCGCCAG CTCCTCTGGACCAGCCGTGCTGCAGGGCGCTCTACGACTTTGAGCCAGAGAACGAGGGCGAGTTGGGCTTCAAGGAGGGCGACGTCATCACGCTGACCAATCAGATCGATGACAACTGGTACGAGGGAATGATCCACGGTCACTCGGGCTTCTTCCCTATCAATTACGTCGACATCCTGGTGCCACTCCCACATTAa